Proteins encoded within one genomic window of Ammonifex degensii KC4:
- the rplM gene encoding 50S ribosomal protein L13 has translation MRTYMAKPNEVERRWYVIDATGKPLGRLASMVARILRGKHKPIFTPHVDTGDHVIVINAEKVVLTGRKLEKKLYIRHSGYPGGLKVMNYAKLMQTRPERAVEKAVKGMLPKNRLGARMLRRLRVYRGPEHPHQAQKPEKLEF, from the coding sequence ATGCGGACTTATATGGCCAAGCCGAACGAGGTAGAAAGGCGCTGGTACGTCATCGACGCCACCGGCAAGCCTTTGGGCCGTCTAGCCAGCATGGTGGCGCGTATCCTGCGGGGCAAGCACAAGCCCATTTTCACCCCGCATGTGGACACAGGAGATCATGTTATCGTGATCAACGCCGAGAAAGTGGTGCTCACGGGGAGGAAGCTGGAGAAGAAGCTTTACATCCGGCACTCCGGCTACCCCGGCGGCCTTAAGGTGATGAATTACGCGAAGCTCATGCAGACCCGGCCGGAGCGGGCCGTGGAGAAGGCGGTCAAGGGGATGCTTCCCAAGAACCGGCTGGGAGCGCGCATGCTGCGCCGGCTACGGGTCTACCGGGGACCGGAGCATCCGCACCAGGCGCAGAAGCCGGAAAAGCTGGAGTTTTAA
- the rpsI gene encoding 30S ribosomal protein S9 — protein sequence MAVVHFYGTGRRKESVARVFLTPGEGRIVVNNKPIEEYFGGRKTLTILAKQPLELTNTLGQFDIKATVSGGGISGQAGALRLGIARALVQADPNLRPVLRKAGMLTRDPRMKERRKYGLKKARRAPQYSKR from the coding sequence GTGGCAGTGGTGCACTTTTACGGCACGGGAAGGCGTAAGGAGTCGGTGGCCCGGGTCTTTCTCACTCCCGGCGAGGGTCGCATCGTGGTCAATAACAAGCCCATAGAGGAGTACTTCGGCGGGCGGAAAACCCTGACCATACTGGCCAAGCAGCCGCTGGAGTTGACTAACACCCTCGGCCAGTTCGACATCAAGGCTACCGTCAGCGGTGGCGGCATATCGGGCCAGGCGGGTGCTCTGCGCCTAGGCATAGCGCGGGCGCTGGTGCAGGCCGATCCCAATTTGCGCCCAGTGCTACGCAAGGCGGGCATGCTCACCCGCGATCCGCGCATGAAGGAGCGGCGCAAGTACGGGCTTAAGAAAGCGCGGCGGGCACCGCAGTACTCCAAGCGTTAA
- a CDS encoding N-acetylmuramoyl-L-alanine amidase: protein MGITRRSVAKQAPRFLLLAVGAYLFLLTSVCLWERIFFDCLSREVGALGSPLAGKLIVVDPGHGGPDPGVVRGGVREKDITLAVAQRLSHFLRQAGAEVVMTREKDRDLADPDLWDMKERKRQDLERRIALANRLRADAFLSLHVNSFEEADEYGAQTFYQAGSEESRRLAEAIQQELQFLLGNTERLPKAGDYLVGRLARMPAVVVEIGFLTHPEEKRLLQDPAYQSKVAFAVYAGLARFFAQGR from the coding sequence GTGGGTATCACGCGAAGGTCGGTGGCCAAACAAGCCCCCAGGTTCCTGCTTTTGGCGGTGGGGGCTTATTTATTTCTGCTGACTTCGGTCTGCCTCTGGGAGAGAATATTCTTCGATTGCCTTTCCCGTGAAGTGGGCGCCCTAGGCTCTCCCCTGGCGGGGAAGCTCATAGTGGTGGATCCGGGGCACGGGGGCCCCGACCCCGGGGTGGTGCGCGGGGGAGTACGGGAAAAGGACATAACCCTGGCGGTAGCCCAGCGGCTCAGCCACTTTTTGCGACAGGCAGGGGCGGAAGTGGTTATGACGCGCGAGAAGGATCGGGATCTAGCCGATCCCGACCTCTGGGATATGAAGGAGCGGAAGCGCCAAGACCTGGAGCGCCGTATAGCCTTGGCCAACCGGCTCCGGGCCGATGCGTTTTTGAGCCTGCACGTCAACAGTTTCGAAGAAGCGGATGAATACGGCGCCCAGACTTTTTATCAGGCCGGTTCAGAAGAAAGCCGGCGGCTGGCGGAAGCCATCCAGCAGGAGTTACAATTCCTTTTGGGGAACACCGAACGCCTGCCCAAGGCGGGGGATTACCTGGTGGGAAGATTGGCCCGGATGCCGGCGGTAGTGGTGGAGATAGGCTTTCTCACCCACCCGGAGGAAAAGAGGCTCTTGCAGGATCCTGCCTATCAGAGCAAGGTGGCTTTCGCCGTCTATGCCGGGCTGGCCAGGTTCTTTGCCCAGGGGAGGTGA
- a CDS encoding SDH family Clp fold serine proteinase, whose amino-acid sequence MAISFFEILWTIFLLSAFWPMFKQQHLEMQRLRLIRTIERRRGTRLITMIHRQELISLLGLPLSRYINIEDSEQILRAIRYTPPDMPIDILLHTPGGLVLAAEQIARALRKHPAKVTVFVPHYAMSGGTMIALAADEIVMDENAVLGPVDPQLGNYPAASILEVVRQKGIDKVDDTTMILADISRKAVRQVEEFVFSLLREKMPEEKALAVARYLTSGRFTHDYPLTYEQLKELGLPVRTDLPREIYDLMDLYPQPGMRRPSVQYIPFPYDRERDSRR is encoded by the coding sequence ATGGCGATATCTTTTTTCGAGATACTGTGGACTATCTTTCTCCTTTCGGCTTTCTGGCCGATGTTTAAGCAACAGCACCTGGAGATGCAGCGGTTGAGGCTCATAAGGACCATCGAGCGCCGCCGGGGAACCCGGCTCATAACCATGATCCACCGGCAGGAGCTCATAAGTCTTCTGGGCCTGCCCCTCAGCCGCTACATCAACATCGAGGATTCGGAGCAGATCCTCCGGGCCATCCGCTATACCCCGCCGGACATGCCCATAGACATCTTGCTGCACACCCCCGGGGGCTTAGTACTGGCCGCGGAGCAGATAGCTCGGGCCCTGCGCAAGCACCCGGCCAAGGTGACCGTCTTCGTCCCCCACTATGCCATGTCGGGCGGGACCATGATCGCCCTGGCTGCCGACGAGATCGTCATGGACGAAAACGCCGTGCTGGGGCCGGTGGACCCGCAACTGGGCAACTACCCTGCCGCCTCCATCTTGGAAGTAGTGCGCCAGAAGGGGATAGACAAGGTGGACGACACCACCATGATCCTGGCCGACATCTCACGCAAGGCGGTAAGGCAGGTGGAGGAGTTCGTTTTCTCCCTGCTGCGCGAGAAGATGCCGGAGGAGAAAGCGCTGGCAGTGGCCCGCTACCTCACCAGCGGGCGCTTCACCCACGACTACCCGCTGACCTACGAGCAGCTCAAAGAGTTAGGACTGCCCGTGCGCACCGACCTCCCCCGGGAAATCTACGACCTCATGGATCTTTACCCGCAGCCCGGCATGCGCCGCCCCTCGGTGCAGTACATACCTTTCCCCTACGACCGGGAGCGGGACAGCCGCCGCTAG
- a CDS encoding LysE family transporter produces MNIFAIFGTSFLVALTGAMAPGPLLTVTLAESARRGKKAGPLLVAGHAALELLLVTLLVLGLAPFLSRPQVVAVIGIVGGLFLFWMGASLLRDVIKGRLVLDLGAAGNRELAGVVGGGAGKLIGLGAAVSLANPYWSLWWATVGFAYLTVALRMGLLGVGAFFTGHILADFLWYSVVAWMIASGHRFLGPRFYRGVLGLSGIFLLGLAGYFVLSGLRFQGVL; encoded by the coding sequence ATGAACATATTTGCTATTTTTGGAACTTCTTTCTTGGTAGCCCTGACGGGGGCCATGGCGCCCGGCCCCCTGCTCACGGTGACCCTGGCCGAGAGCGCGCGCCGGGGGAAGAAGGCCGGCCCTCTTCTGGTGGCTGGGCACGCTGCTTTGGAGCTTTTGCTGGTGACCCTGCTGGTTCTGGGGCTGGCCCCCTTCCTTTCCCGGCCCCAGGTGGTGGCCGTGATCGGCATTGTGGGGGGCCTCTTTCTTTTCTGGATGGGAGCCAGTCTTTTGCGGGACGTTATAAAGGGCAGGCTGGTTTTAGACCTCGGAGCAGCCGGCAACCGGGAGCTGGCCGGGGTGGTCGGGGGTGGTGCCGGGAAGCTTATTGGGCTGGGGGCGGCGGTGAGCTTGGCCAACCCCTACTGGAGCCTCTGGTGGGCCACCGTGGGCTTCGCCTACCTGACGGTCGCCCTCCGGATGGGCCTGCTGGGGGTAGGGGCCTTCTTTACCGGGCACATCCTGGCCGACTTTCTTTGGTACTCGGTGGTAGCCTGGATGATCGCTTCCGGCCACCGCTTTTTAGGGCCCAGATTCTACCGAGGGGTCTTAGGGTTGTCCGGCATCTTTCTCCTAGGTCTGGCGGGTTACTTCGTCTTGAGCGGCCTGCGCTTTCAAGGTGTCCTTTAG
- the amrA gene encoding AmmeMemoRadiSam system protein A — translation MWVLGGGLVPHPPIMVPEVGGEEAYRVRRTQEALKALGRRLSEKGAEAAVLITPHGPVLWEAVPLVLQPRLEGDLGRFGAPEVSFSLTTDEELARALVEAAGVLEVPVSLVRSGYRLDHGITAPLYWLEKGGFDLPVVLCSMAFLSWRRLYRFGVAVRRAAERCRRRVVVVASGDLSHRLSPEAPYGYDPAGPQFDARIREIVAAADAKALLSLNPAWAERAGECGLRPLIMLFGAFDGYRLRTEILSYEGPFGVGYLVAYLEPGEEAPERCLAEELAGKPRRQESYLVQVARRAIEAYLNRGERLEVKDIPPEFARRAGVFVSLKKEGMLRGCIGTVGPTQPNIVEEVIENAISAATRDPRFEPVDPQEIEDLTISVDVLEEPEPVESLAELDPKEYGVIVVSGSRRGLLLPDIEGVDTPEQQLAIARRKAGIGPHEPVEIYRFRVTRYH, via the coding sequence GTGTGGGTACTGGGCGGGGGCTTGGTCCCCCATCCTCCTATTATGGTGCCGGAAGTAGGGGGAGAAGAGGCTTACCGCGTGCGGCGCACGCAGGAGGCGCTCAAAGCGCTGGGCAGGAGGCTAAGTGAAAAAGGGGCCGAGGCGGCAGTGCTCATCACCCCTCACGGGCCGGTGCTCTGGGAGGCGGTCCCCCTGGTGCTCCAGCCTCGTCTTGAGGGGGATTTGGGGCGCTTCGGCGCTCCGGAGGTGAGCTTTTCCCTCACCACCGACGAGGAACTGGCCCGGGCCCTGGTGGAAGCGGCCGGGGTGCTGGAGGTGCCGGTGAGCCTGGTCCGCTCCGGGTACCGGCTGGATCACGGCATCACCGCCCCCCTCTACTGGCTAGAGAAGGGGGGATTTGACCTGCCGGTGGTGCTGTGCAGCATGGCCTTCCTTTCCTGGCGCCGGCTTTACCGCTTCGGGGTGGCGGTAAGAAGGGCGGCGGAAAGGTGCCGCCGCCGTGTGGTAGTGGTGGCCAGCGGCGATCTTTCCCATCGCCTTTCCCCCGAGGCCCCTTACGGTTACGACCCGGCCGGACCGCAGTTCGATGCCCGCATCCGTGAGATAGTGGCGGCGGCCGATGCTAAAGCCCTCCTTTCCTTGAACCCTGCCTGGGCGGAGCGGGCGGGGGAATGTGGCCTCCGCCCCCTCATCATGCTCTTCGGCGCCTTCGACGGCTACCGCCTCAGAACGGAGATCCTTTCCTACGAGGGTCCTTTCGGGGTGGGCTACTTGGTGGCTTATCTTGAACCGGGAGAGGAGGCACCGGAGCGGTGCCTGGCGGAGGAATTGGCGGGGAAGCCCAGGCGGCAGGAAAGCTACCTGGTGCAGGTGGCCAGAAGGGCTATCGAGGCCTATCTCAACCGGGGAGAGAGGCTTGAGGTGAAGGACATACCGCCGGAGTTCGCCCGCCGGGCGGGGGTGTTTGTCTCGCTCAAGAAGGAAGGAATGCTGCGGGGCTGCATCGGCACGGTAGGTCCCACCCAGCCCAACATCGTGGAGGAAGTAATCGAAAACGCCATCAGTGCTGCCACGCGCGACCCGCGCTTCGAGCCGGTAGATCCCCAGGAAATAGAAGACCTTACCATTTCGGTGGACGTGCTGGAGGAACCGGAGCCGGTGGAAAGCCTCGCGGAACTCGACCCCAAGGAGTACGGGGTGATCGTGGTGAGCGGCTCGCGCCGGGGGCTACTGCTTCCCGATATCGAAGGGGTGGATACCCCGGAGCAGCAGCTGGCCATCGCCCGCCGCAAGGCGGGTATAGGTCCCCATGAGCCCGTGGAGATTTACCGCTTCCGCGTGACCCGGTACCACTAA
- the amrS gene encoding AmmeMemoRadiSam system radical SAM enzyme, whose amino-acid sequence MREALFYEKRDGKVVCRLCPHECVIKEGKTGLCRVRQSREGKLYTLNYGACSSCAVDPIEKKPLYHFYPGHTILSLGTWGCNFHCLFCQNWEISQGNPPTINLEPTQVLDMLRTQGSRCIGVAYTYSEPIVWYEFVLDTAKLVKEAGYKNVLVTNGFINEEPLYKLLPYVDAMNIDLKSFRDEFYRRLCRGRLEPVKRTIEQVYRRCHLEVTTLLVTGENTGEEEIEALASWLAGISPDIPLHLSRYFPNFEFTAPPTPLEDLYRARDIARRHLRYVYLGNVWIDEGGATYCPECRRPVIKREGYKIREVALKKEERGWFCASCSASLPIAGNIFVR is encoded by the coding sequence TTGCGGGAGGCGCTTTTTTACGAGAAAAGGGACGGGAAAGTCGTCTGTCGTCTTTGCCCCCACGAGTGCGTCATCAAGGAAGGGAAGACTGGGCTTTGCCGGGTGAGGCAAAGCCGAGAGGGCAAGCTTTATACCTTAAACTACGGTGCCTGTTCCAGCTGCGCCGTAGATCCGATAGAGAAGAAGCCCCTTTACCACTTCTACCCGGGGCACACCATCCTCTCTTTGGGAACCTGGGGGTGCAATTTCCACTGCCTTTTCTGCCAGAACTGGGAGATATCCCAAGGAAACCCGCCCACCATTAACCTGGAGCCCACCCAGGTGCTGGACATGCTCAGGACCCAAGGCTCGCGCTGTATAGGGGTGGCCTATACCTACTCGGAGCCGATAGTCTGGTACGAGTTCGTGTTGGACACGGCCAAGCTGGTCAAAGAGGCCGGCTACAAAAACGTGCTGGTGACCAACGGCTTTATAAACGAAGAGCCGCTTTATAAACTCCTTCCTTATGTGGATGCCATGAACATTGATCTTAAAAGCTTCCGGGACGAATTTTACCGCCGGCTCTGCCGGGGGAGGCTGGAGCCGGTAAAGCGAACCATCGAGCAAGTTTACCGCCGCTGTCACCTGGAGGTTACTACCCTGCTGGTGACGGGGGAGAACACCGGGGAAGAAGAGATAGAAGCTTTAGCTTCCTGGCTGGCCGGGATCAGCCCCGACATTCCCTTACACCTTTCCCGCTACTTCCCCAACTTTGAGTTCACGGCCCCGCCCACGCCGCTAGAGGATCTTTACCGGGCGCGGGACATTGCCCGGCGCCACCTGCGCTACGTTTACCTGGGGAACGTTTGGATTGATGAGGGGGGTGCCACTTACTGCCCGGAGTGCCGCCGGCCGGTCATTAAGCGGGAGGGTTACAAGATCCGGGAGGTGGCCCTGAAAAAGGAGGAAAGGGGCTGGTTCTGCGCCTCTTGCTCTGCTTCCCTGCCTATAGCGGGAAATATTTTTGTCAGGTAG
- the ilvE gene encoding branched-chain-amino-acid transaminase, with amino-acid sequence MGLIVYLDGRFVPEEEAVVSVFDHGLLYGDGVFEGIRAYHGRVFKLKEHIDRLYDSAKAIALTIPLSREEMTEVVLETCRRNEIKDGYIRLVVTRGKGDLGLDPRKCPNPTIFCIAASIQLYPPELYQKGMKVITVPTRRNVPEALNPRIKSLNYLNNILAKIEANLAGVPEAIMLTQEGYVAEATGDNVFIVRNGVLMTPPPHLGILEGITRNTVMDLARDMGVEVREAVFTRYDLFTAEECFLTGTAAEIVPVIEVDGRPIGEGCPGELTLELIRAFRELTKVEGEPIYR; translated from the coding sequence TTGGGACTTATCGTTTATTTGGACGGCAGGTTCGTGCCCGAGGAGGAAGCCGTAGTCTCCGTTTTCGATCACGGTCTTCTCTATGGTGACGGGGTCTTCGAGGGCATCCGGGCCTACCACGGTCGGGTCTTCAAGCTTAAAGAACACATCGACCGCCTCTACGACTCGGCCAAGGCCATAGCCCTGACGATTCCCTTGAGCCGCGAGGAGATGACGGAGGTGGTACTAGAGACCTGCCGCCGCAACGAGATAAAGGACGGGTACATCCGGCTGGTGGTCACCCGGGGCAAAGGGGATCTGGGGCTCGATCCCAGGAAGTGCCCCAACCCCACCATCTTCTGTATCGCGGCTTCGATCCAGCTTTATCCTCCCGAGCTTTACCAGAAGGGGATGAAGGTGATTACCGTTCCCACCCGGCGTAACGTGCCGGAGGCTCTGAATCCCCGCATAAAGTCGCTCAACTACCTCAACAATATCCTGGCCAAGATCGAGGCCAACCTGGCGGGGGTGCCGGAAGCCATCATGCTCACCCAGGAAGGTTATGTAGCGGAGGCCACAGGGGACAACGTTTTCATCGTCCGCAACGGCGTACTCATGACCCCCCCTCCCCACCTTGGCATCTTGGAAGGGATCACGCGGAACACGGTCATGGACCTGGCCCGGGACATGGGGGTGGAGGTAAGAGAAGCGGTCTTTACCCGCTACGACCTCTTTACTGCCGAGGAGTGTTTCCTCACGGGCACGGCGGCGGAGATCGTGCCGGTCATCGAGGTCGATGGACGCCCCATAGGCGAAGGTTGCCCCGGGGAACTTACCCTGGAGCTTATCCGGGCTTTCCGGGAGTTAACTAAGGTAGAAGGGGAACCCATTTACAGGTAA
- the ilvD gene encoding dihydroxy-acid dehydratase has product MRSGRAKEGLEKAPHRSLWKALGLTTEELKRPFIGVVNAFSELVPGHVHLRDIAEAVKAGVRLAGGVPLEFPVIGVCDGIAMNHEGMKYSLASRELIADSVEVMAEAHALDGLVFVAACDKIVPGLLMAAARLDLPAILVSGGPMLAGRFRGENVSLSTVFEAVGRVKAGKMAEEELAELEEVACPGCGSCAGMFTANSMNCLAEVLGLALPGNSTIPAVSAARRRLAKLAGMRAVELVKEGLTPSRILSPASFHNALAVDMALGCSTNTVLHLAAIAHEAGIPFSLAEVNRISERVPNLCRLDPAGVHRLQDLDEAGGIPAVVNLLLEAGLIEGEVLTVTGRTLRENVKDARVRRPEVIRPVEDPYSPTGGLAVLFGNLAPEGAVVKQAAVAPEMLRHTGPARVFDSEEEAVEAILAGNFRAGEVIVIRYEGPRGGPGMREMLTATAALAGMGRDKEVALITDGRFSGATRGASIGHVSPEAAARGPIAALKDGDLITIDIPARRLEVHLDEGELARRLEALPPFRPRVTRGYLSRYASLVSSAAQGAVFPR; this is encoded by the coding sequence TTGCGCAGCGGGCGGGCAAAAGAAGGTTTAGAAAAAGCTCCCCACCGCTCTCTCTGGAAGGCGCTGGGACTCACGACAGAAGAGCTTAAACGACCCTTCATCGGCGTGGTCAACGCTTTCAGCGAGCTTGTTCCCGGGCACGTGCACCTGCGGGACATAGCCGAAGCGGTCAAGGCGGGAGTACGCCTGGCGGGGGGCGTGCCTCTGGAGTTCCCCGTCATCGGGGTCTGTGACGGAATCGCCATGAACCACGAAGGCATGAAGTACTCTTTGGCCTCGCGCGAACTTATCGCCGACAGCGTGGAGGTCATGGCGGAAGCCCATGCTTTGGACGGCCTGGTTTTTGTGGCAGCATGCGACAAGATAGTTCCCGGACTGCTCATGGCTGCTGCTAGGCTTGATCTGCCCGCCATTCTGGTCTCCGGGGGTCCCATGCTGGCGGGGCGCTTCCGGGGGGAAAACGTCTCCCTGAGCACCGTCTTTGAGGCGGTGGGCCGGGTAAAGGCGGGGAAGATGGCGGAAGAGGAGTTGGCGGAGCTGGAGGAGGTGGCCTGTCCCGGCTGTGGTTCCTGTGCCGGCATGTTCACCGCCAACTCCATGAACTGCCTGGCGGAGGTGCTGGGGCTGGCCCTCCCCGGTAACAGTACTATCCCGGCGGTGAGCGCGGCCCGGCGGCGCCTGGCCAAACTTGCCGGCATGCGGGCGGTGGAGCTGGTTAAGGAGGGGCTTACCCCTTCCCGGATACTCTCCCCTGCTTCTTTCCACAACGCCCTGGCGGTAGACATGGCCCTGGGATGCTCCACCAACACCGTGCTGCACCTGGCGGCCATTGCTCATGAGGCGGGGATCCCCTTCTCCTTGGCTGAGGTGAACCGGATAAGCGAGCGGGTGCCCAACCTCTGCCGCCTCGACCCTGCCGGAGTGCACCGGCTACAGGACCTGGACGAGGCGGGGGGCATACCGGCGGTAGTCAACCTGCTTCTTGAGGCAGGGCTTATCGAAGGGGAGGTACTCACGGTCACCGGCCGCACCCTGCGCGAGAACGTGAAGGATGCGCGGGTCAGACGCCCCGAGGTGATAAGACCCGTGGAGGACCCCTACAGCCCCACCGGGGGCTTGGCGGTGCTCTTCGGTAATTTGGCGCCTGAAGGAGCGGTGGTGAAGCAGGCGGCGGTGGCTCCTGAGATGCTGCGGCACACAGGCCCGGCGCGGGTGTTCGACAGCGAGGAAGAGGCGGTGGAGGCCATCTTGGCCGGTAACTTCCGCGCGGGTGAGGTAATCGTCATCCGCTACGAAGGTCCCCGCGGCGGCCCGGGCATGCGGGAGATGCTGACCGCCACCGCCGCCCTGGCAGGTATGGGCCGGGACAAAGAAGTGGCCCTCATAACCGACGGGCGCTTCTCCGGCGCCACCCGGGGAGCTTCCATCGGGCACGTTTCCCCGGAGGCGGCGGCGCGGGGTCCCATTGCCGCCCTTAAAGACGGTGACCTCATCACCATCGACATCCCGGCCAGGCGTCTGGAGGTACATCTGGATGAGGGGGAGCTGGCTCGACGCCTCGAGGCCCTTCCTCCCTTCCGCCCGCGGGTGACCCGGGGTTACCTTTCCCGCTACGCTAGCTTAGTCTCTTCAGCCGCTCAGGGAGCTGTATTTCCCAGGTAA
- the ilvB gene encoding biosynthetic-type acetolactate synthase large subunit — MRLTGGEILLKCLQEEGVEVVFGYPGGAVLPIYDALYEGEIRHILTRHEQAAAHAADGYARATGRPGVCLATSGPGATNLVTGIATAYMDSSPVVAFTGQVPTSLIGRDAFQEADITGITMPITKHNFLVKDVKDLARVVKAAFHIATTGRPGPVLVDIPRDVSGAETEYEPVTEVRLPGYRPVYDPDPEQIKKAAKLIATSERPVIIAGGGVIQSGATEELVRLAELIMAPVATTLMGIGGFPGNHPLSLGMLGMHGTRYANYAVSESDLLIAVGTRLDDRITGKIESFAPEAKVIHIDIDPAELGKNVRVDVPIVGDLKRALKALIEFLEKTPHPAWLEKIETWKREYPLTFEENGRLKPQFIVRQIWEVTKGEARIATEVGQNQMWAAQFYTFTRPRSFITSGGLGTMGFGFPAAIGVQVACPEEVVFDIAGDGSIQMNIQELATAVSYDLPVNVAILNNGFLGMVRQWQELFYRRRYSYTELYNPDFVKVAEAYGAEGIRVTKPEEVRPALEQAIASPKPVFLDFIIEREENVMPMVPPGESIGKMLG, encoded by the coding sequence ATGCGGCTCACAGGGGGAGAGATTCTCCTTAAGTGCTTACAAGAAGAGGGTGTAGAGGTGGTATTTGGCTATCCGGGCGGTGCCGTCCTTCCCATCTACGACGCCCTTTATGAAGGGGAGATAAGGCACATCCTCACCCGTCACGAGCAGGCGGCGGCCCACGCCGCCGACGGCTACGCCCGCGCCACCGGCCGCCCGGGAGTGTGCCTGGCCACCTCCGGTCCGGGGGCTACCAACCTGGTGACCGGCATCGCCACTGCCTACATGGACTCCAGCCCCGTGGTGGCCTTCACCGGGCAGGTGCCCACCAGCTTGATCGGCCGGGATGCCTTCCAGGAAGCGGACATCACGGGCATCACTATGCCCATAACCAAGCACAACTTCCTGGTCAAGGACGTTAAAGACCTGGCCCGGGTGGTCAAGGCAGCATTCCACATCGCCACTACCGGCCGCCCCGGACCGGTTCTGGTAGATATCCCGCGCGACGTCTCGGGGGCGGAAACCGAGTACGAGCCGGTAACGGAAGTCAGACTCCCGGGGTACCGGCCCGTCTACGATCCCGACCCGGAGCAGATAAAGAAGGCGGCCAAGCTCATTGCTACCTCCGAGCGCCCGGTTATCATCGCCGGGGGCGGGGTCATCCAATCGGGAGCCACCGAGGAACTGGTACGGCTGGCCGAGCTCATCATGGCTCCGGTGGCCACCACCCTCATGGGTATTGGCGGTTTTCCCGGCAACCATCCCCTCTCTTTAGGGATGCTGGGGATGCACGGCACCCGCTACGCCAACTACGCCGTGAGCGAGTCGGACCTGCTCATAGCCGTGGGCACCCGGCTGGACGACCGGATAACAGGCAAGATAGAGAGCTTTGCGCCGGAGGCCAAGGTCATTCACATCGACATCGACCCGGCAGAGCTGGGCAAAAACGTGCGGGTGGATGTGCCCATAGTGGGGGATTTGAAGCGGGCGCTTAAGGCTTTAATAGAGTTTCTGGAAAAAACCCCTCACCCGGCCTGGCTGGAGAAGATTGAGACCTGGAAGCGGGAGTATCCTCTGACCTTCGAGGAGAACGGCAGGCTTAAACCCCAGTTCATCGTGCGGCAGATATGGGAAGTGACTAAAGGTGAAGCCCGCATTGCCACCGAGGTAGGGCAGAACCAAATGTGGGCGGCGCAGTTTTACACTTTCACCCGCCCGCGCTCCTTCATCACCTCCGGGGGCCTGGGGACCATGGGCTTTGGCTTCCCGGCGGCCATAGGGGTGCAGGTGGCCTGCCCTGAGGAGGTAGTCTTCGACATCGCCGGGGACGGTTCCATCCAGATGAACATCCAGGAGCTGGCCACGGCGGTGAGCTACGACCTTCCCGTGAACGTGGCCATCTTGAACAACGGCTTTCTCGGCATGGTGCGGCAGTGGCAGGAGCTCTTTTACCGGCGCCGCTACTCTTACACCGAGCTTTACAACCCCGACTTCGTCAAGGTGGCCGAGGCTTACGGGGCGGAGGGAATAAGGGTGACCAAGCCCGAGGAGGTGCGGCCCGCCCTAGAGCAGGCTATCGCTTCCCCCAAGCCGGTTTTCCTGGACTTCATCATCGAGCGGGAGGAAAACGTCATGCCCATGGTGCCTCCCGGAGAATCCATCGGGAAGATGCTGGGTTAA
- the ilvN gene encoding acetolactate synthase small subunit: MRHTLSVLVENHPGVLARVANLFRRRGYNIESLAVGSTEDPAFSRMTIVVEGDDRVIEQVTRQLDKLIEVIKVEDITKEEHVNRELALIKVQADPPRRGEVIQIVDIFRAHIVDVSPETLIVEVTGDEGKVAAMIEALRPFGIKEMVRTGKLALLRGPRALTAE, translated from the coding sequence ATGCGGCACACGCTTTCGGTCCTGGTGGAAAACCATCCGGGGGTGCTAGCGCGGGTGGCCAATCTCTTCCGGCGCCGGGGCTACAACATCGAGAGCCTGGCGGTGGGGAGCACCGAAGATCCGGCCTTTTCCCGCATGACCATCGTAGTGGAGGGGGACGACCGGGTAATCGAGCAGGTGACTAGGCAGCTCGATAAGCTCATCGAGGTCATCAAGGTGGAGGATATTACCAAGGAGGAGCATGTCAACCGAGAGCTTGCCCTCATAAAAGTTCAGGCCGATCCTCCCCGGCGGGGAGAGGTCATCCAGATCGTGGACATTTTCCGGGCGCACATCGTGGACGTGAGCCCCGAGACGCTCATCGTAGAGGTGACGGGAGATGAGGGGAAGGTGGCGGCCATGATCGAGGCCCTGCGCCCCTTTGGTATAAAGGAAATGGTGCGCACGGGGAAACTCGCCCTCCTGCGGGGCCCGCGCGCCCTCACCGCTGAATAA